One Prunus dulcis chromosome 8, ALMONDv2, whole genome shotgun sequence DNA window includes the following coding sequences:
- the LOC117636427 gene encoding uncharacterized protein LOC117636427 produces MEHHQHIIDIEDESPNNSTAVGPPVVVLSSDDEDNGSRRPLHMYQKLVLEHPPDHDQHVINLEDENQNNITARAPPVIVLSSDDEDDGSRRPVHLNQKIVLEPVGRLLKKSMTDSVEGKYQSSELETLLRDFDIWIDKDVNAGAADNMDCLESKDEREELKTVSGKVDIWIDKDIDVGFEDNMVIDDCVESKDQTEKLETSSEKVDIEIAEDAAENMDHAEGKAQTEELENFHDHSLWGRNLSSGGFSNPNYGCST; encoded by the exons ATGGAACATCATCAACATATCATTGATATAGAGGATGAGAGTCCAAACAATAGTACAGCAGTAGGACCGCCTGTTGTTGTCCTTAGTTCGGATGATGAAGACAATGGAAGTAGGAGGCCACTTCATATGTATCAGAAGCTTGTGTTGGAGCATCCTCCAGACCATGATCAACATGTCATTAATTTGGAAgatgaaaatcaaaacaatattacAGCACGAGCACCGCCTGTCATTGTCCTGAGTTCTGATGATGAAGACGATGGAAGTAGGAGGCCAGTTCATCTAAATCAGAAGATTGTATTGGAGCCTGTTGGAAGATTGCtaaagaaaagcatgacg GATTCTGTAGAGGGCAAATATCAGAGTAGTGAGTTGGAAACTCTGCTTAGAGATTTCGATATTTGGATAGATAAAGATGTAAATGCTGGTGCAGCAGACAATATG GATTGTTTAGAGAGCAAAGATGAGAGAGAAGAGTTGAAAACTGTGTCTGGAAAAGTTGATATTTGGATAGATAAAGATATAGATGTTGGTTTTGAAGACAATATGGTGATTGAC GATTGTGTAGAGAGCAAAGATCAGACAGAAAAGTTGGAAACTTCATCCGAAAAAGTCGATATTGAGATAGCTGAAGATGCAGCAGAAAATATG GATCATGCAGAGGGCAAAGCTCAGACAGAAGAGTTGGAAAATTTTCATGATCACAG CTTGTGGGGAAGGAATCTCTCTAGTGGGGGCTTCTCAAATCCTAATTATGGATGTTCAACTTAA